One genomic window of Meles meles chromosome 3, mMelMel3.1 paternal haplotype, whole genome shotgun sequence includes the following:
- the LTC4S gene encoding leukotriene C4 synthase, which produces MQDEVALLATVTLLGVLLQAYFSLQVISARRAFGVSPPLTTGPPEFERVYRAQVNCSEYFPLFLATLWVAGVFFHEGTAALCGLVYLFARLRYFQGYARSAQQRLTPLYASARALWLLVALAALGLLVHFLPRALRAALLGRLGKLLPRA; this is translated from the exons ATGCAGGACGAGGTGGCTCTTCTGGCTACTGTCACCCTCCTGGGAGTCCTGCTGCAAG CCTATTTCTCCCTGCAGGTGATCTCCGCGCGCAGAGCCTTCGGCGTGTCTCCGCCGCTCACCACCGGGCCGCCGGAGTTCGAGCGCGTCTACCGAGCCCA GGTGAACTGCAGCGAGTACTTCCCGCTGTTCCTGGCCACGCTCTGGGTCGCCGGCGTCTTCTTTCACGAAG GTACCGCGGCCCTGTGCGGCTTGGTCTACCTTTTCGCGCGCCTCCGCTACTTTCAGGGCTACGCGCGCTCCGCGCAGCAAAG GTTGACCCCGCTGTACGCGAGCGCGCGCGCGCTCTGGCTGCTCGTGGCGCTCGCGGCGCTCGGCCTGCTCGTCCACTTTCTCCCCCGCGCGCTGCGCGCCGCGCTCCTGGGACGGCTCGGGAAGCTACTGCCCAGGGCCTGA